In [Phormidium] sp. ETS-05, the genomic window TCGCCCGCCGGGACGGTTGCGATTTATTCTTCGCCGGACAGACATCAACACAAACACCGCAACCGGTGCAATCTTCCGCTGACACCTGGATAGTAAACTTAGTCCCGGCGAAATCCTTATCTTTCGTATCCGTTGACTTAAACGCTGCGGGTGCATTCGCCAGTTGCGCCGGTTCATACACTTTACCGCGAATCACCGCGTGGGGACAAACCATAATGCACTTAGCGCATTGCACGCACACATCTGGGTCCCAAACCGGGATTTCTTGCCCCACGTTGCGTTTTTCCCACTTAGAAGTCCCCGTGGGATAAGTGCCATCGCAAGGCAAAGCACTCACGGGAATGTCATCCCCCATGCGGGAAATCATCATCCCTTCCACTTCCCGCACAAACTCCGGCGCATTGGCAGGAATAGGAGGCACCATTTTAATACTGCTATTGGCAGCGCCTACCTTCACCTCAAACAAGTTGTCCAAAGTGTTATCAACGGCTTTCAGGTTCATACTGACTATGACATCACCTTTCTTGCCGTAGGTCTTTTGGATGGCTTCTTTGATTTTGGCGATCGCTTCATCCCGAGGCAATACATTCGCCAGGGCGAAGAAGCACACCTGCATAATCGTATTAATCCGCCCGCCCATGCCACTGTCTCGCGCCACTTGGTTGGCATCGATGACGTAGAATTTCAGGTTTTTGCGGATAATTTGTTCCTGCACTTCTATGGGCAGTTTATCCCAGACTTCATCGGGACCAAAGGGGCTATTAAGCAGGAACGTGGCGCCCTTAGCGGCGGCTTTCAACACGTTGAGTTTTTCCAGGAATAGCCACTGGTGACAGCCCACAAAATTCGCTTTTTCAATCAGATAAGTGGAGCGAATCGGCTGGGGTCCAAAGCGCAAGTGAGAGACGGTGATAGAGCCCGACTTCTTGGAGTCATAGACGAAGTAGCCTTGGGCGTAGTTGTCGGTCTCTTCCCCGATAATTTTAATTGAGTTTTTGTTCGCTCCCACGGTGCCATCGGCGCCCAGACCGTAGAACATACAGCGTACCACGCTATCGGGTTCGGTGCTGAAATCTGGGTCGTAGGTTAGGGATGTGTTGGTGAGGTCGTCGTTAATCCCGATCGTAAAGTGGTTTTTCGGTTTAGCTTGGGCTAAGTTATCGAAAACTCCCTTCACCATTGCCGGGTTGAATTCTTTGGAAGACAAGCCGTAGCGTCCGCCCACTACTTTCGGTGCGGCTTCTTCCCATTCTTCGCTGATGGCGGTAACAACGTCTAAATAGAGGGGTTCACCACCGGCGCCCGGTTCTTTGGTGCGGTCTAAAACGGCGATTTTCTTGACGGTTTTGGGGAGAGCGGCTACTAGCTGTTTGTTGTCCCAAGGGCGATAGAGGCGGACTTTCAGCACGCCGACTTTGGCGCCTTGGGCGTTGAGGTATTCTACGGTTTCATGGACGGTTTCGCAACCGGAACCCATGAGGATAATCACGGTTTCGGCATCGGGAGCGCCGACGTATTCAAACAGTTTGTAATAGCGTCCGGTGATTTCCCCGAATTTGTCCATTGCTTTTTGGACGATACCGGGGCAAGCGTCGTAAAAGGGGTTAACGGTTTCGCGAGCTTGGAAGTACACATCCGGGTTTTGGGCAGTACCGCGCAAAACGGGCCGATCGGGCGTCAAAGCGCGGGCACGATGGGCGAATACCAAATCATCATTAATTAGAACCCGCAAGTCCGCATCGTTTAGGAGTTCTACTTTTTGCTCTTCGTGGGAGGTTCTGAACCCATCAAAGAAGTGGATAAACGGGACTCGGGACTCTAAGGTGGCGGCTTGGGCGATGAGGGCGAAGTCGTGGGCTTCCTGTACGGAGGCGGAACACAGGAGGGCAACTCCTGTGGACCGAGCTGCCATCACGTCGCTATGGTCCCCAAAAATTGACAGACCTTGAGCTGCCAGGGAACGAGCGGCTACGTGTAAAACGGCACAAGTTAGCTCCCCGGCTATCTTGTACAGGTTGGGCAGCATCAGCATCAAGCCTTGGGATGCTGTGAAGGTGGTAGTTAAGGCTCCTGCTTGCAGGGCGCCGTGGACCGCACCAGCGGCGCCGCCTTCTGACTGCATTTCCACCACGTTGGGAATGGTGCCCCACAGGTTGGAGCGTCCCTCTGACATCCAAGCATCGGCCCATTCACCCATCGGTGAGGAGGGAGTGATGGGATAAATGGCGATCGCTTCGCTCAGCTTGTAGGCAACGCGGGCCACTGCCTCGTTACCATCTATAGTTGCATACACTCTTTGACTCATATCTCTCCTGGCAGCATAATTCTTTTTTCCCGGGGCAAGGGCGTCAACTTTGAACACCGCTCCATCACCCTGGTTCTAGTAGGGGACAGTCACAAACTCCCCATTCAAAAACCCAGTTCAAGGGCAAATTAAACAACTATTTTGTTGCTTAATTTGTCACGGGCGAGGGTTTCCGATTGGTAGCGTTTGAGGTTAGAAACCGGGTGGTTCAGAAAGATTTCTTGTTTAATACCGACAATCTCTGCAAGAAACCCGGTTTCTGGAGTCAATACCGACAATCTCTATTACCCCCTAATAAAACAACAGGAATGTTGTTTAGCCCCTGTTTAACAACCACCAGCTTTTGAGCTGGGGCTACGAGCTGCAATTCTTCTGCAGACAAATGTTTAGAGTTGATTTTGGGAATATCTGCCTTTAACTCTTACATTTACATATTATATTCTAGACGCCCCATATCTGCAATGCCTTATAATTTTTTAATGCTTTTTTTTTCTAAGTTATTGTTAAGAAAACATTAAAAATTATCAATTTCTCGAAAATCAACCTGGTTTCTATGATATGATTTGCATTCCCATAAAAATTAGGTCAAGTTATCCGGTTTTTTACCGCCAAAAGTCCCTACTGCCGCAAAGCTGCCATAATTTGTCCCAAACAAATCCCACCATCATTAGGCGGCACCAACTTATGCCAGTAGGGGGAGAAACCCTCCTCCCGTAACCGCTCCACGGTCCTCACGGTTAAATACTGGTTTTGAAAACATCCCCCCGTTAGGACTACTTGCTCGGTCCCTACCTGTCGCGCCACGGTGCAAATCTCCTCCGCCAGGGTATGGTGAAATCGCGCCGCAATTACCCCCACGGGCACCCCTTGGTCCAGTTCTGTCAACATCGTTTTCACCAGGGGTTCCCAGTCAAGTTGGTTATTTGTCCTTTGTCCTTTGTCCTTTGTCATTTGCAAGGGACCACTGATAAACTCTAATTCCATCGCCGCTTGGCCCTCGAAACTGCCGGTTTGACGAATGCCGAGAATGGCGGCTACAGCGTCAAACAGTCTCCCGGCGCTGGATGTCACCGGGGTGTTTAAATTCCGGCGGAGCATGGTTTTGATGATTTCCAGCTCTGAAGGAGTAAAGGCTTGGAGGGGCAAAATATCCTTTCTGGTAAATAAATCTTCGCCCCAAATTTCATAGAGCAGTCCCAAAGCGGCTCTGCGGGGTTCTTTTATCGCTTTTTCCCCGCCGGGGAGGCGAAAGGTCCGCCAGTGGGCGACTCGCTGCCAGGAATTATCGGTAATAAGGATGAATTCTCCTCCCCAGATGGTGTCGTCTTCTCCGTAGCCGGTGCCATCCCAGGCGACGCCTAATACTGGCGGTTTGATCTGGTTTTCTGCCATACAGGCGAGGACGTGAGCGTAGTGGTGTTGGACGCCCACGGTGGGGACCTCTAACGCGGTGGCATATTGGGTGGAGATATAGTCTGGGTGGGCGTCGCAGGCGACGGCTGCGGGTTGAAAGTCGTAAATGCCGCTCAAACTGGCAATGGTGGTTTGGAAGGCTTGGAAGGCTTGGGGGGTGGCTAAGTCGCCGATATGCTGACTGAGGAATATTTGGTTGTCTATGGCTATGGCTATGGTGTTTTTCAGATGTGCCCCCACGGCGAGGATGGGGGGATGACTAGGTTCGTAGTTGGGCTTCAGCCCAAAAAACGAGGGGGAGATGGGTAAAGGGGCGTATCCTCTGGCGCGGCGAAGGATTTGGGGTTGGTTGAGTAGTTCCCTCACCAGGGAGTCATCCACGGCGCGGGCGATCGGGCGGTTGTGAACTAAAAAGACATCGGCAATATGCTGTAGTCTGCTGATGGCTTCGGTTTCGTCGGTGCAGATGGGTTCGTCGCTGAGGTTGCCACTGGTGGCGACTACAGGAAACCCCAATTCTGCCATGAGCAGGTGATGTAAAGGAGTATAGGGCAGCATGACGCCGATGTAAGGATTACCAGGGGCAACCCCGGGGGCGATGTTGCTGTGGCTGTGGCGACGCAACAGCACAATGGGGGCCTCTGGGGATAAGAGTAGTTTTGCCTCTATTTCTGATACTGGGCAATCTTGTTTCACCTTTGCTAGGGAGGGATACATCAGGGCAAAGGGTTTTTCGGGCCGTTGTTTGCGCGATCGGAGCAGTTGCACCGCCGTTTCATTCCCCCCATCAACCATCAAGTGAAATCCCCCCAGTCCCTTCATCGCCAGGATTTTGCCCTGTTTTATCCCCTCAGCGGCGGCTAACAGAGCATCGTGATGTTGCGATAAGACTTCCCCCCGTTCATTCCACAACTCCAAATGAGGACCGCACTGAGGACAGGCATTTGGTTGAGCGTGAAACCGACGGTTAAGGGGATTTTCATATTCTTGAAGGCACTGGGGACACATGGGGAAATGCTTCATCGTGGTGTGAGGTCGGTCATAAGGCAAAGCCTCCACAATGCTGTAGCGCGGTCCGCAGTTAGTGCAATTAGTAAAAGGATAAAGATAGCGGCGGTTTTGGGGGTCGAAGATTTCCGCCAAACATTGGCTGCAAGTGCTGATATCTGGCAAAACTATGGCAGTTTTGGCACCCCCCACGCTGGCTCTAATTTCAAATTCCCCATATCCCACCGGTTCTAACCAGGCAGTTTCCACAGTGTTAATCAAAGCCAGGGGGGGTTTTTCCGTTTCTAGACGCTGTAAAAATAGCTCTATTGGCTCCTGGGAGCCTTCAATTTCTATAAATACTCCCTCAGCGGAATTATTCACCCATCCGGGTAATGATAATTCTGTGGCTAGGCGATAGACAAAGGGGCGAAATCCGACACCTTGGACGGCGCCTTTAATGGTGATTTTGCATCTGAGTTTGTTGGGCATAAATAAAACTCTGTCTAATCTGATTAATCAAGTCTCATTCCTCATCCTCTCCCACATCTAAGATAGCTTCGATGTCTCTGGCTCCATGAATCACTCGAATAATTTCTACTCCGTTATCGGTAATTCGGTAAAAAACCAAATACTTCTGAAAACCTTTAATTGCCTGCTGGCGAACATCAGCTAAAGTAGGCTGAGTAAATTGGCATAGTTTTCCCATACCCGGCATTTTACCCAGTTGTTGGAATGTTCGTTCAGCCGCAGCCAGAAAGCTATCCGAAGCATCCAGATTATCTTGAGCGATGTAGGTAGCCAATTCAATTAAATCGCGGATGACTTGGGGGCGTTTGTTAACGTTGCTCATTACTCGTGATTTTGGCTAGACTGTTGGGATAATCTCTGGCGAACCGTCGAGCGAATGTCTTGCCAATCTTCCTCGGTCATTGGCGTTGCGGATCCTGATTCTAGACCTTCCAGTAATAGGGTTTCTAACCGGTCAGAGGCTTTGCGCTTTTGGTCTTGAAGCACTAATTCCCGAAAATATTCGCTGATGGTGCTATAACCCTCCTTGGCCACAATTTCTTCCACATAAGCTGTCATGGAGTCAGGTAAAGAGATGTTGATATTTGTCATACGGGTGAATTTAGTAACTCCTTGAGGCAATTATAGCAGATTTTGCCCGTCTATCGCCGAAGACAGCCCTCACCCCCAACCCCTCTCCCAGGTGGGGAGAGGGGCTTTACCGCTCGTTCAGAAATAATCCTCGCTTCTCAAAGTCCCTCTCCCTTTTTGGGAGAGGGATTTAGGGTGAGGGCGATGTGTTAAGCGATTGGTTGTAATAGTAACAAATTGTTTGACCAAGTGCTGTATAGCAGATTTTGTCTGCCAGAAACCGGGTTTCTTAACCAAATTCTCGGTGTCAAACCTAGATTTTTGCAGAAGGTTTCTGGGACACCAAGGACAAAGGACCAAGGACAAATGACCAAGGACAAATGACCAAGGACAAATGACCAAGGACAAATCATCGCCAATCGCCTTGGATGACAAATCCTGCCCATTCATAGGGCGATCGCCATTTTTCCTGCTGGAGCATTTCTAGTTGAGCGGCCCTGAGAGCGGCGGCTGGGGCTAATCCTTGTTGTAGCATTTTCTGGTATAATAATGTCATCAGTTCTGCAGTGCCTTCATCGGATACGTACCATAAGCTGACGATGAGCCGCTCGGCACCGGCGGACATGAAGGCACCGGTTAATCCCACTATCCCTTCGCCTTTGATTTCTTTGCCTAAGCCGGTTTGGCAGGCAGAAAGCACTACTAAATCGGCATCTAGGCGCAGTTTATCCATATCATAGGGCATAAAAAGCCGTCGATGTTGTTTCCTGCTGCATCGCGTTGGGACAGAACCAAGGTGGATAATTCCCCATATTTGCTGTTGGCGAGTCCGTGGGTGGCGAGGTGGAGGATGCGATATTGGGAAAGGTCGGTTTCGGTAAAGGTTCGGCGGTTGGCGTCTAAACCCATTGCTACCATCCGCTTGTCTTCTGGTACTAAATCGAGAATTTTTTCGGCTTCCTTTTTGGTGCCCGGTAATGGGTATAGGGTGCCTTCAAAAACTGGGTCAGCGAAGACGGCTATAGTTTTGGGGGCGGGTTGGCGGCTGCCGAATTTCTCCCGCATTTTTTCCAGAATGGATGCGGAAGGAATCGTCACGATTTCGTGATTGAGGATGAGGGGTTTATACTCATCAGTATTACCCCAGTTTCCGGGCAGGGTGAGGGCGGAAAAGGGAATGTAATTTAAGACTCCGTGACCGACAATTAATAATCTTTTTTGCTCTAATTTGCCGATGGCGGGACCGAGAATCATCGCGCCTAAGCGATTGGCTGTTTGGGTGAGCGTTTGCGGTCGGTTCTGGTTGCGGGGGTCTGCTAATTTTCTCCGAAATTCTTTGACTGCTGGTTCAATAATGGCGCGGGGAGGGAGTTGGTAGCTGTTGATAGTAGTGGGGGTGACTGCCCACAGGTAACTGCGCTCTTCTCCTAGGTGATATTCTAATAATAACGTGTCTTTGTCTAAAAGTTGCTGAATTTCTGGCAGCGTCAGGGGTTGGTATGGGGGGATTTTGCTGTAGCGGGGACTGGTTTGGCGAATTTTTCCTTGGATTTGCTGGTATTGTTTGAGGAGTTGTTCCACTTGCTGGAATTCTGGGGTTGATTCGTTTTCGTCCCCCCCGCTTAATTCTAGAATGTTAATTTTAGCGGCTATTGTTGCTAGTTGGCTTTGGAGGGTTTTTTCTTGTTGGAGCAAATTGGGGTCAACGCCAGCGCGAATGTCTGCGCCAAACTCGTTTAGTTGGTCTAGCAGACTGCGCGATCGGGAGCGATCGGCTGTGGCTAGTGCTTTGATGTCATAACCTGCTGTGGGGTTTTGGGCGTGCAATTCCATGAGCAGGTTAATGTATAATTCATAGTAGTTTTGGACGGTGGCAAAGTAAAAGCTGCGCAGTTGCTGATTGGGGACTTGGGTGCGCAGTGCTTCCACGAGGTTTAGGGAGGTTTCGATTTGGGTGAGAGCGGGATCTAGTTGTTGCCGATCGCGCTCTAAGGTGGCAATGGTAAATCGGGTGACTGCTTCCCCAAACTTATCCCCAGTTTTCTCCCAAAATTCCAGTGCTTTATATTGATATTCCAGGGTTTGTCCCGCTTCTCTTGCCGCATTGCGGCTACTATTTCCCCCTGCTCTGCTGTTTCCCTGCTCCCTTGCCCCCCTGCTCCCCTGTGCGGTGGCGACTTCCGTATTATCCTGAGCGTTGGTAGTGCCCAAATCGTAATAAATCTGACTTACATCTGGACTGCCTAAGTTACGGGCTCGGTCTAAGTATTTTAAGCCTTCTTGAAATTGTCCCAAGTCAAAGTAAATGCGGCTGATATTACTAAGGATGATAACTTCTCCCGGTGCATCTCCTAATTGTTGCCGCAGAATTAGAGCCGCGTTAAAATATTCTAAGGCTTTATCCTGTTGCTGTAATTCATAGTTAATCGCGCCGAGGTTGTGCAGGGTGACGGCTTGCCAATGGGGATTATTCAGACTGCGGGCAATTGGTAAGGCTTGATTTAAGGTATTGAGGGCTTGGGCTAAATCTCCCGTGGTTTTATATTTCCAGGCGATTTGATTCTCAAGCCTTAATTCGGCTTCTTTATCCCCGGCGTTGCGGGCGCGTTCTAGTTCGGTTTGATAATCTGATAGGCTGCTCTCTTGGGAGATGGCGTTTTGGGATAAGACTACGGGAGATGGGTTGAGATGATGTGGCAGTGCTGCTACCTTTGGGGTAGGGATGGGTAGCAGAATAGCTACATTAACCAGAGCCACCGGAGCCAAAATTTTGCCTAACCAAGGATTAGCCATAGTTTATTTATTGGAATGTTTAACAGATTTTACGGGTAAAAATTCGCGTCCGGGTAACTGCTCGCCTTGGAGGAGAAAACTCGCCCAAAAATAAGGGGATTGCCATTGCTGTTGTTGCCAGATGGCGATTTGAGCAGCACGCAAGGCGGCTGGGGGTGATAACCCCTCTTCGAGCATCCCTTCGTAGAATTTGGACATGAGGATGGAGGTGGCTTCGTCATCGACGCTCCACAAGCTGACGCCTACTTGGGGGACGCCTGCATACATGAAGCCTCGGGTTAAACCGATGAGTCCTTCGCCTTCGATTTCTTTGCCTAAGCCGGTTTGACAGGCGGACAATACTACTAAATCGGCGGCTAGTTTTAGGTTGTAGATTTCGGGGAGGCGGAGAAAGCCGTCAACGGGGCTGCCTTGGGCATCAACTAAGGATAGCACTAAGCCGGAGAGTTCGGGATTGCTGTCGAGTAAAAATCCGTGGGTGGCAAAGTGGATGATGCGATATTGGGCGAGTTCGGGGCTGGTGGCTTTTTCGCGGGTGGCGGCAAATCCCAAGGCTCCGAAGCGTTGGTTTTCTGGCACAAGGCGGAAAATTTGGCTGGCTTCGTTGCTGGTGTAGGGGAGGCGGCTGATTGGTCCGTCAAATCCAATGTTCCGAGCGGCGGTTTGTAGGGGGACGGGGGTGGTGTTGGGGCGATTTTGGTTGCGGGCAATGTTGCTAGGGAGGCGATCGTCATCAGTCCCGCCAAATACGGGGTCGGCAAATACGGCGATCGTTTTGGGGGCGGTGGGGCGATCGCGCAATTCCTGGCGGAGAATACTAGCAGTAGAAGCCGAGGGCAAATTAACAATTTCATGCTCTACCATCAGGGGAATAAAACTGCTGGGTTTACCTTCACTGCTGACAAATCGGTTACTGGAAACAGTGGCGAGACTGGGTACAGATAGGGCGCTAAAAGGTATAGTTTGCAATGCTCCATCACTGACGATGAGCAGCCGTTGGTTTCCCTGTAGTTCTTGGGCCAAGGGCGTTAGAATCAGCTCGGTGAGATTAAAAGCAGTTTCGGCGACTTTTTTCGGTCGCATTCTCAAAGCGGGAGCGGTGATAGCATCGCGGAAATTTTTCGCCGCCGCTTCAATGGTAGCACGGGGTGGCAGTTCATAACTGTTGATACTCGTAGCACTAACTGCCCATACATAACTGCGCTCTTGCCCAAGATAATATTCTAAGAGCAGAGTATCTTCATCTAAAAGTTGTTGAATTTCCTTAACCGTGAGTGGTTGTGCCTGAGTAATGGCGGCGTAGTGGGGAGATGATTCTCTAATTTGCCCTTGGACTTGGCGTAACTGATTCAACAGAGATTTAATTTCTGTTTCCAGGGCGGCGGCAGCTTCTGGCGATTCACTGGTGGCTAGTTCCACTTGTTTTTTTGCCAGTGCATTGAGCTGATTTTCTATTTGTTTTTCCTGCGCTACCAGTTGCGGCGGAGCGCTGGCGGCGATATCCGCTCCTGCTTCTAAGAGAATTTCTAACAAGGAGCGAGCCCGAGCGCTTTCGCTGGCTTCTAAGGCTCTGGCTTGATAGCCTTGAGTGGGGTTTTGTTGGTGCAACTGCATCAGGATATCGATGTAGAGTTCGTAGTATTGCTGCACCGTGGCGAAGTAAAACGATCGGAGTTCTGGATCAGCGATTTGAGTGCGCAGGTTTTCCACAATTTCCAAGGCGCTTTCCATCTGAGCAATGGCGCCAGTGAGGTCTCCTTTTCCCCGCTCGATTTTCGCCAATTCCATGCGGGTAACAGCTTCGCCAAAGCCGCCGCCTAATGCTTCCCAAAATTCTCGAGATTTGCTGTAATATTCTTCATTTGATGTGGCGGTGTTGCTGAATTGAGGTGTAGGAGTATTTTCACTATTTACCGCGAATGCTTGCTCATAGTAGCTAGCGGCAATTCCCGTTTCTCCCATTTGGTAGTGAGCATCGCCAATTTTCGCGATCGTCACCGATTCTTGACTAGGTTCTCCTGCCCGCTTCCACAGAGAAAGGGCAGTTTGGTAAGATGAAATTGCCTGTTGCCCCTGGTTTAATTTCAAGTACATATCACCAATGCGATTTAGGTTAGTAGCTTGGGCTTTAATATCCCCCACTTGCCGCCATAAGGTCAGAGCTTGTTGATACGAGGTAAGAGCTTGATTTGGGGCAGCCATTTGCTGCCGATAAAAATCGGCAATAAATTGATGAGTCGCCGCTTGTTGTTGAAGGTCTCCGACTTGTTGCCAAACTTGCAACTGTTGATTATAATATTCTAAGGCTTTTGGTAAATCGCTGATTTTAGTATAAAAATCTCCGATAGATTTCAAACTGGCAGCAATTTCCGCCTGGTTGCCCAGTCGCTGCCACAGTTGCAGCCGTTGGTGATAATAGTCTAAGGCTTTTTGGGAATCTTGGAACTGCTGATGATAAAAACTGCCTATTACATATAGGGTTCTGGCTTGCTGTGGCATATTCCCAACTTGTTGCCAAGTTTGCAGGCTTTGTTGATAGGACTGTAAAGCCAAGTCGTACTTTTGAGAAGCGGAGTAGGTATCGCCGATGTATTCTAGGGTTGTGGCGATTTCGTCTGGTTTTCCTAAATCTTGCCACAAGGTCAACGCCACTTGATAATATTGTAAGGCGGGCTCTAGTTCTCCATAGAAATAATGGCGAGCTGCTAGTTCTATGCTGGTTGCTGCCTGAGTTGATTTATTTCCTAGTTGGCGGTAAATTTCTATGGCAGTTTGGAATTGTGCGATCGCCTCTTGTCTCGCCTCCGGAGTGCCTTGCTGCCACAACTCCCGACCTCTCGCCACCGCCGCCGCCGCCGTAGCGGTAACTTCTCCCACCGTCATCGGGGGCACTTGTGCCAAAGTTGGCGACACCAGCAATGGTGTGGCAAGCCATCCCACATTCAATAATGGTAAGACTAGCGTCAATAAAGCCAAATTCATCCTCATCAGCCCAACACCTCCCCTGAAACCCCCCTTATTGTAGCGTAACTTAGTAGGGGCGAAGCATTCCGCCAATAAATTTTTGGTGACAACCAGCCACTTAATTGCGGAATGCTTCGCCCCTGTTCTCCCAACCCGAAAAATCCAATCTATCCTATCGCCAAAAAAGACTCTTTTTCCGCCATCTGCCCTTCCAGATAATCATACCACTTATCCATCCCCGCCCCGGTGCGCGCCGATACTTCAAAAATCACCGCCTCGGGAGCTACCCGCCTGATATTATTCAGGGCTTTTTCCCTGTCAAAACCCACCACCTCGGCAATATCGATTTTATTCACAATCACCACCTGTGCCGATTTAAACATACTGGGATATTTCAGCGGTTTATCTTCTCCCTCGGTGACAGATAGCAGCACTACTCGCCAGTTTTCCCCTAAATCATAGGCAGCGGGACAGACTAAATTCCCCACATTTTCTATAATTAGGACATCCAGCGCATCTAAATCCAGTTTTTGCGCCGCTCGCGCTACCATATCCGCTTCCAAGTGACAAGCTGTCCCCGTGGTAATTTGCACCGCTGGCGCCCCCGCGTGCCCCAATCTATGGGCGTCGTTATCGGTTTCTAAGTCGCCCACAATAACGCCGATTTTCACTTGCTCTTTCAGGTCACTGATGGTTTTTTCTAAGAAAGCCGTTTTCCCAGAACCAGGGGAGGAGAGAATATTTAACACCAGCAACCCTTTGGCGGCAAAATAACCCCGGTTTCGTTCCGCTAAGCGGTCATTTTTTTGTAAAATAGACTGAGTAACGGTCACGGTTTTGGCAGTAGTGCCATTTTCTACAACTAGCTGATGATGATGATGGTGATGGTCGTCGTGATGGTCGTGCTGATGGTCGCCGTTATGGGTGTGGCTATGAATACCGATTTCCGATTTGATATCGCTGCAGCCGCAATCTTGACACATGATTAAGATACCTCCAAGGATGTAAGTTCAATTTC contains:
- the nifJ gene encoding pyruvate:ferredoxin (flavodoxin) oxidoreductase; this translates as MSQRVYATIDGNEAVARVAYKLSEAIAIYPITPSSPMGEWADAWMSEGRSNLWGTIPNVVEMQSEGGAAGAVHGALQAGALTTTFTASQGLMLMLPNLYKIAGELTCAVLHVAARSLAAQGLSIFGDHSDVMAARSTGVALLCSASVQEAHDFALIAQAATLESRVPFIHFFDGFRTSHEEQKVELLNDADLRVLINDDLVFAHRARALTPDRPVLRGTAQNPDVYFQARETVNPFYDACPGIVQKAMDKFGEITGRYYKLFEYVGAPDAETVIILMGSGCETVHETVEYLNAQGAKVGVLKVRLYRPWDNKQLVAALPKTVKKIAVLDRTKEPGAGGEPLYLDVVTAISEEWEEAAPKVVGGRYGLSSKEFNPAMVKGVFDNLAQAKPKNHFTIGINDDLTNTSLTYDPDFSTEPDSVVRCMFYGLGADGTVGANKNSIKIIGEETDNYAQGYFVYDSKKSGSITVSHLRFGPQPIRSTYLIEKANFVGCHQWLFLEKLNVLKAAAKGATFLLNSPFGPDEVWDKLPIEVQEQIIRKNLKFYVIDANQVARDSGMGGRINTIMQVCFFALANVLPRDEAIAKIKEAIQKTYGKKGDVIVSMNLKAVDNTLDNLFEVKVGAANSSIKMVPPIPANAPEFVREVEGMMISRMGDDIPVSALPCDGTYPTGTSKWEKRNVGQEIPVWDPDVCVQCAKCIMVCPHAVIRGKVYEPAQLANAPAAFKSTDTKDKDFAGTKFTIQVSAEDCTGCGVCVDVCPAKNKSQPSRRAINMEPQLPLREQERENWDFFLNLPLPDRRKLKLGQIRQQQLQEPLFEFSGACAGCGETPYIKLVSQLFGDRMVVANATGCSSIYGGNLPTTPWAQNAEGRGPAWSNSLFEDNAEFGLGFRIAIDKHAQFATELVQKLGGDLGDNLVREILAAEQKTEADIWEQRARVEQVKQKLQGINSPDAKQLLSLADYLVKKAVWIIGGDGWAYDIGYGGLDHVIASGRNVNILVLDTEVYSNTGGQSSKATPRGAVAKFAAGGKPAPKKDLGLIAMTYGNVYVASVAMGARDEHTLKAFLEAEAYNGPSLIIAYSHCIAHGINMTTAMTHQKSLVESGRWLLYRYNPDLKAEGKNPLQLDSRTPKKAIGDSMYQEARFKMLTVSKPEDAKRLLKEAQQDVSDRWKLYEYMAARKLETQNGHNGGAEKPASESKEPVS
- the hypF gene encoding carbamoyltransferase HypF, whose translation is MPNKLRCKITIKGAVQGVGFRPFVYRLATELSLPGWVNNSAEGVFIEIEGSQEPIELFLQRLETEKPPLALINTVETAWLEPVGYGEFEIRASVGGAKTAIVLPDISTCSQCLAEIFDPQNRRYLYPFTNCTNCGPRYSIVEALPYDRPHTTMKHFPMCPQCLQEYENPLNRRFHAQPNACPQCGPHLELWNERGEVLSQHHDALLAAAEGIKQGKILAMKGLGGFHLMVDGGNETAVQLLRSRKQRPEKPFALMYPSLAKVKQDCPVSEIEAKLLLSPEAPIVLLRRHSHSNIAPGVAPGNPYIGVMLPYTPLHHLLMAELGFPVVATSGNLSDEPICTDETEAISRLQHIADVFLVHNRPIARAVDDSLVRELLNQPQILRRARGYAPLPISPSFFGLKPNYEPSHPPILAVGAHLKNTIAIAIDNQIFLSQHIGDLATPQAFQAFQTTIASLSGIYDFQPAAVACDAHPDYISTQYATALEVPTVGVQHHYAHVLACMAENQIKPPVLGVAWDGTGYGEDDTIWGGEFILITDNSWQRVAHWRTFRLPGGEKAIKEPRRAALGLLYEIWGEDLFTRKDILPLQAFTPSELEIIKTMLRRNLNTPVTSSAGRLFDAVAAILGIRQTGSFEGQAAMELEFISGPLQMTKDKGQRTNNQLDWEPLVKTMLTELDQGVPVGVIAARFHHTLAEEICTVARQVGTEQVVLTGGCFQNQYLTVRTVERLREEGFSPYWHKLVPPNDGGICLGQIMAALRQ
- a CDS encoding type II toxin-antitoxin system RelE/ParE family toxin, whose amino-acid sequence is MSNVNKRPQVIRDLIELATYIAQDNLDASDSFLAAAERTFQQLGKMPGMGKLCQFTQPTLADVRQQAIKGFQKYLVFYRITDNGVEIIRVIHGARDIEAILDVGEDEE
- a CDS encoding ribbon-helix-helix domain-containing protein, which codes for MTNINISLPDSMTAYVEEIVAKEGYSTISEYFRELVLQDQKRKASDRLETLLLEGLESGSATPMTEEDWQDIRSTVRQRLSQQSSQNHE
- a CDS encoding CHAT domain-containing protein yields the protein MPYDMDKLRLDADLVVLSACQTGLGKEIKGEGIVGLTGAFMSAGAERLIVSLWYVSDEGTAELMTLLYQKMLQQGLAPAAALRAAQLEMLQQEKWRSPYEWAGFVIQGDWR
- a CDS encoding CHAT domain-containing protein encodes the protein MANPWLGKILAPVALVNVAILLPIPTPKVAALPHHLNPSPVVLSQNAISQESSLSDYQTELERARNAGDKEAELRLENQIAWKYKTTGDLAQALNTLNQALPIARSLNNPHWQAVTLHNLGAINYELQQQDKALEYFNAALILRQQLGDAPGEVIILSNISRIYFDLGQFQEGLKYLDRARNLGSPDVSQIYYDLGTTNAQDNTEVATAQGSRGAREQGNSRAGGNSSRNAAREAGQTLEYQYKALEFWEKTGDKFGEAVTRFTIATLERDRQQLDPALTQIETSLNLVEALRTQVPNQQLRSFYFATVQNYYELYINLLMELHAQNPTAGYDIKALATADRSRSRSLLDQLNEFGADIRAGVDPNLLQQEKTLQSQLATIAAKINILELSGGDENESTPEFQQVEQLLKQYQQIQGKIRQTSPRYSKIPPYQPLTLPEIQQLLDKDTLLLEYHLGEERSYLWAVTPTTINSYQLPPRAIIEPAVKEFRRKLADPRNQNRPQTLTQTANRLGAMILGPAIGKLEQKRLLIVGHGVLNYIPFSALTLPGNWGNTDEYKPLILNHEIVTIPSASILEKMREKFGSRQPAPKTIAVFADPVFEGTLYPLPGTKKEAEKILDLVPEDKRMVAMGLDANRRTFTETDLSQYRILHLATHGLANSKYGELSTLVLSQRDAAGNNIDGFLCPMIWINCA